gactcctggataggtacaagtatatgggtagccctaggtaattcctaaagtaagtacatgtttggcacagcattgtgggctagtgggcctgtattgtgctgtaggttttcaatgttcatcaggtCTGGTTCCATACTTACCAATGTTGCTGATTTCCAACTAGTTTTGAAAGTTTGCCCTGATCCATAGACACCTACGGCACTTGGGTTACACAGCTGTTTACAGTTCTAGTTTGAATCTAAAGGTAAATTTGGGGCTCTTAATCAGTATAATCAATTTGTCAAGTCACCATGAGCCCTGGGtcttcctcccccacctccccacacacacacacattcccacCTCAGCCTCTACTATCCTTCCTTGActagaattggggggggggggggcggcaggAGACTAACTGGCTATTGGCATTCTTCTGCAGTACTTTCTAATTGAAAACCAATAGACAGTTATTAAAAAGCAGAGTACTTCACTGTAGTAGAAATGCCTCGATGCTATTGGTTGTGTTTTCATCATAAACCTTTCCACAAATACTAACCTGGGTTCCAGCATCCACAGTTTGATTTGTTTAGTTTTGACCATTGATCTAAATTGGGGAAGGGTAGGGAAAACTGGTCTCCATTTTAAactcttgtattttttttaatgttaggctCTTCAAAACTTGGAAAACATGGAACCAGCGTCTAATCTGACTGGGGCATCCTGCCGGCCTGCTTTGGGGGATCTGGCCAATTACGTTGTAACTCGGGGAGCTAAGCAGGTAAAGTGTCCTTTCAACAGAACGTgacactggcagttcattcagaTGTTAACTTTGTCTTTTTGTTTTGCAGAGAGCTAACAATATGAAGCTGTCCAAACCGGTATCCAAACCTGTGGCGTCCAAACCGGTATCCAAACCTGTGGCGTCCAAACCGGTATCCAAACCTGTGGCGTCCAAGCTGGTATCCAAACCAAAAGACAATATTTTGCACAATAATATCTTAAAACCTGCTGTTCAGCAGTTGAGACCAGTAGTTCAAGAAGTGACATCGTGTGTTCAGGAGCCAATTCCTGAGGTATGAGAAATGTCCTTTATTTCTCTCTCTTCAATAAAAGCTAAGCTGTCCCTTGCTTCCATTTCTATTTTCTTTTAAAGGTCCCTCTCTCTCCAACGCCTATGGATGTGTCAATGAAGGAGGAAGACCTCTGCCAGGCTTTTTCTGGCACGCTACTGGAAATAGAAGATATTGATGCTGAAGATGGTGGTAATCCTCAGCTGTGCAGTCAATATATTAAGGACATTTACAAATACTTGCACCAACTTGAGGTTAGTAGATGCCAATGATAAGCAAGTTCTCTTCTGAATTTAATAAGAATTGAATCAATGGAAATGTGATCCTGACTTGGTTGGGTGAAGATGTCATCTTGAAAAGACATGGGAGCTAAATTAGCTGCtgtctgctctggcattccatcatggctgatttattatccctcttgttGCGTGAATGAAATTGCCGGAGagagttactggtagatacaaagctgcttctttattcgacaaaacaaggtacagcaagCATCATATGGAGACGCTTTcagtggaaaggtctgctggcccaacgtgggacttgatatttatttgctaaatgcgaaggacaattccatatttacaaagtatagacaatgctttcttttgaagctacatacaaacttcacaccttctgCTTCGCATCCATCTCACAGATGCCAGCAGTGCCTGGACTGGGATCCACAGCTTTTAGGAATGTATTGTCCCAAACTGAATCAACAATACATTATCAAGGAACaaaagactggtagccaaagccatttgctaaatgtaatGACCTAAATTCAAAAATCACTCTTAACACCTCTCAATccagttctcctgccttctccctgtaacttttaatGCCCTAGCGattaacctctactttaaatatactcagtgacttggcctctataaccatccatggcaatgaattgcacagggtaagagtcccttaaatgtccgTAACGTAACAGCCTCTTCAttctactaccacccctggcagtgcattccagccaCTTATCTTTACACCTTACCTAAAAATATACCTACCTCCTGACATCTCTAAGCATACCTCCAATTAAGATGTCTTGAGTATTAGTCAATGCAGCACTGGTGGGGGGGGCGAAAAGTGTGCTGACTTTCCATCCGATCTATGCATCTTTAATGCTTTGTGTCAAGTCTCCTTATGTCCTGCTTTGCTCCAAAGGAAAAAGAATCTTCTGTCATAATTCAAACAGcactggtaaatatcctctgcacccttcctaatgcttccacatcctttagTGACATAAATGGAACTCAATAAATTGTGGTCTAAAGTGTAGTCTAGATACTTTCATCAAGCTGAAAGCATTACCTTGTGGTTCTTGAACACAGTCCCCTGATTAATATTGGTCAACACACCAAATGCTGCCAGGGCAtggtaactttgagggatctatggatctggggccccaagatccctctcttcctctgcactgctaagaatcctgccattaaattTTTCCTCACGTTCAACATTTGAcaattttctggattgaactctaaCCTGTCTGTGTCCTGCtgtcaccaacctttgtgtaatctatgaaattactaacccatccttcaatTTCCCCCTCCAattcgttaataaaaatcacaaacggGTCACAGAATAGATGCCTGCAGAACATCAGGGTTATCCCTATAACCTTGAACAATGGAATAACATTCGCCATATTCCAAAAACTGTGGTACTACTTCTGTGGCTAGTGAGGATATGAAAATGGTCAGTACTCCAGAAGTTTTGCATCACTTCCTGTAGTAACTTGCTTTCAAGgatgcttcatctcatgttctctatttaatgcctatttattattctttcttttccttgtgtatttgcacagtttgatgtcttttgcactTGGGCTGAATGCCCagttagtgtggtctttcattgattctgttatggatttactgagtatgcccataagaaaatggaCTTGGggtgttgtatatagtgacacataGATGCTTTGATaatcaaatttactttgattaAATCATGTCTATCCTCATGCTTTTCAAACGTTGTCTCTTCAATGATGCTGGCCTTGtccatcaaagtccttctgacTGTGAATGCTTTCAGTAAGACCTCACCTATCTCCTCTGCTCCAGGCAAGTTTCCCTGTTATTGCTGAGCATTCCTGCCCTCCCTCTAATCATTCCCGTTATTCATTTATATGTTGAGTACCTTGGTTTTCCCTAAACCCACTTTCCAAGGCCTTTCCACATCCCCTTCTAACTCCAAGTCCCTTAAGGTCCTTCCTGACTACCTTGTAACTCTTGAGTCCTAAACCTGTGCTTCCTCCATTTTGACTAAATGCTCCATCTCTTATCAactatggttccttcaccctaccagcCTTTCCTTTGCAACCTACAAATATTTTTatggttttatttattttttggggAGTGCTTTTCCAGTCTGTGCTCCCTTGTTCTTGCCTAATACAACTGAATGTTTTTTTCCATTCCATCTGCACTTATCTTTGTCCATGGCTGTGCAAAGGGCCAAGTAGTTATGGTCACTGTTTCTGAAATGCTCTCCCACAAATctgccacctgaccaggtttattaccTAGTACTTTGTATGGCCTGACCACATACTGTTCACATTCTTTTGGGACATAACTATGCTCCATCTATGCCTTTTTCATGAAGGAGGTGCCaattatattagggaagttgaagtcaccttTGACTTTAGCCTTTGTCTTtatacctttccaaaatctgcttgcTTGTCTGCTGTTCAATGTCTTAATACTATTGTGCTGCCTATGGATTACTCCCAATTGAGTGCGAGCTCCCTTCCTGTTTGACGTCCACCTACATAGACAATCCTACCAGGATGTCCtcctggtctacactgtgacacTGCCTCTGATCAGCAATACCCTTGCCTCCCTCCTATCCTTTTGAACCGTCTAAACCCTAGAACACCAGCCAGCCCTATCCTTGACAACCAAGGTCACAAcataattccatgtactgatccatgctccaaGCCTGTtctagatacttgcattaaagaAAATACATGAACCCATCCAACTGATTGCATTTATAGCCTATCCACACTTTCAATCTTACTAAAGGCTAGAAAGCCCAGCCATCTTGCAATCAACACCTCAGATTTGATTTCTACTTGCCTGCCACAGGGAGTCCAAGTATAACAGACTAACATGATAGATGCTTTTCCTCAGACAGGTTACCCACCTGGCCTGCTGGAAGAAGGGTAGCTCATCACTCACTTGTCTGAGATCTCAAGTAGAGAACTGGCCAACACAGGATATGGGCAAGGTTTCTGTGGAGTGGGGTACAGGAGAAGCTGAATAAACATCCAAGCTGGTGTGTTGGAGAGCAACATGCACCTCTTGGTCAACCTGTTAAATTGGCTTTAAATTCATGGGTGTTGTGCCCAAAGCAGATCTTTTGATCGGATTAATCAGTGTTGTCTCATGCATTGAGTGCTGACAATCAATTAGAAATTTAGAATCAGTTTTGTTCAACTATTCCTAGCTTTACCATGACTCCCTGCCTGAATCTTATTCCAGCTTTTGATTGAAGTCCTTGAACTGAGAGGTGAGGATTTAATCCCAGGCGTGGAACACATTTCAAGTCAAAGTTGAAGTAGATAGAGATGATAAGCTGGAGATGAATGGTAGATGCTGAGATCTGGAGCAAGGGCCAAGCTAGCGAAAGAACTCTGCAGATCAGCCGCGACGGTGGCAGGGGAAAGGGTGGTCAATGGTATCGGGTTATgacctgcatcaggaccatagAGGGAAAATGGCCAAGATACAGGTGAAAGAAGTGATCGAAGGAACTAGATTTGGAGTGCAGGAGTGTTAACCCCAGCTGATGCATGGCAGTTGCAGGAAAGTAAGGCTACAGATGGAGGATTGGGGAGCCTGGTGTGAACAATATGGACAGGTTGGAATACCTAAACTCCTCTCTGAAAGAGGGAACCTGGTATGAGTTTTACCATGCATGTGTTGGGTCCATTCCATCTGCTCAGGATATCAATGCaggagaactatcgacctgtcagcctaacatcagtagtgggaaagatgctagagtccattattaaagatgaaatagtggcatatctagatagcagtgataggattgggccgagccagcatggatttaccaagggcaaatcatgcttgactaatctattggagtttttcgaggatgtaaccaggaagttagacaagggagatccagtggatgtagtgtacctcgattttcagaaggcatttgaaaaggtcccacataggagattggtgggtaaaatcagagctcatggcattggggggaagatattgacatggatagaaaaccggttggcagatagaaagcaaagggtagcagtgaatgggtgtttctcagaatggtaggtggtgactagtggggtgccacagggctcagtattgggaccacagctgtttacaatttacgtcaacgattaaggtgaaggcattgagaataacatcagcaaatttgctgatgatactaagctgggtggcagtgtgacatgtgatgaggatgttaggagaattctgggtgacttggataggctgggtgagtgggcagatacttggcagataacGTTTAATGTGactaaatgtgaggttatccactttgggagtaagaacaggagggcagattattatctgaacagtgtacagttaggtaagggagaaatacaaagagatctaggagtccttgttcatcagtcagtgaaggtgaatgagcaagtgcagcaggcagtgaagaaggctaatggaatgttgtcctttattacaaagggaattgagtacaagagcaaggaaatcctcttgcatttgtacagggccctggtgagaccacacttggagtattgtgtacagttttggtctccagggttaaggaaggacatcctggctgtagaggaagtgcagcgtagattcacgaggttaattcctgggatgtctggactgtcttacgcagagaggttagagagactgggcttgtacactctggaattaaggagattgagaggggatctgattgagacatataagattattaagggattggacaagatagaggcaggaaatatgttccagatgctgggagagttcagtaccagagggcatggtttgtgaataaggggtaggccatttaggacagagttaaggaaaaacttcttctcccagagagttgtgggggtctggaatgcactgtctcagaaagtagtggaggccaattctctggatgctttcaagaaggagctagataggtatcttatggataggggaatcaagggatatggggacaaggcaggaactgggtattgatagtagttgatcagccatgatctcaaaatggtggtgcaggctcgaagggccgaatggtctacttctgcatctattgtctattgagaatCCCAGGTTAGCTTGAGTCTGAGTTCACTAAAACCTGCTGCCTTCTGCAGCATTCAAGAGATGGAAATCTGTCTGGATGAAGTGCAGCCTCTTCAACAATCAAGGGTGAAGCAGTTCACTTGATTACGGTTCCACACAGATCCCTGCAACTACTACTGAGAATGATGCAGTGCCCACTCTCTTTCTGAGGCAGCCACCCCATTGGGACACCGAGGCTACCCTAACATGGTACTTGTATCAATATTCTCACGCTGCTGGTTGTCAATTGTAGTCGTTATCCAACCATCATCGAGTACCTTCTACTGAATCCTGCCTGTTTCCCTCCCCGGTCAAACCCAGCGAGGAAATGGGGTGGCGGCTACCAGCGGAAAGCCACATTACAATCATAAAGACCACTTGCAGTACGAGCTATTGTTTCAAATGTTGGCTGGCATATGCATTTGATTTCCATCTCCCTCGGTGCTTGGTTTTGCATAATTCTTGTCATTTTCCTTCATGGCAGATGCAGCAAACAATCAGACCTCATTACCTCGAGGGGCAAGAAATAAACGAACGCATGCGGGCCATCCTGGTTGACTGGCTAGTTCAAGTTCATTCAAGGTTCCACCTGCTCCAAGAAACTCTCTACATGACCCTGGCTATAATGGACCGTTTTCTACAAGTAAATGCTGCAACAGAGATGGAATAGCTTTGTAGTGCCATGTACATTTGTATCATGTTCTGAACTTCACTGGGTCAAATAGGTTTGTGAATTGATCAAGTGGTTTGGATGCTTTCCTTACCAAACTAGAAAAAATGAACCACATGAGCACCAATGGTAATCATCTGGGCACTGGGGGTGAAGTTGATCACTCATGGTTATAGGCTCTAAATCTAAACGTACTGAATAGCTTGCTGTTAGAGGTTGCACGTGTACCTGCGTGATTGTTTGAAGACCATGCTGTAATGGATTGTCACTGCATAAATTAACAAGCCACTTGTGCGCAATTAACCTTTCCATTGTACCAGCCCTCCTTTGGACAGAATTGCTGGCGTTTGCAGATTTTAAGATACCATTTTTGAATGTATGACTTGTCTCTTAATGGGGTGGATTTGCAGCTAATTGTTTTGGCAGATGTGATCTTAAATTGGATGTGGTCTTGGGGCTATGAAAGTGAGTCTAGGATCCACCCCATGACACTCAGTCACGAGAAGTCCTCATTGCTCTCGATGACTTATTGTGAGGGTATCAGCTGTGATCTAAGTGACACAAGGCTAAGCTAGTGTCTTCATTGTCCTCCTGAGCTGAGGCCCCCACTAAAGTTTGAAGGGTTTAATTTTGTGGGTTTGAGTGGTGGTGTGTTTCCTGGATGGAAGTGGCAGGGACAGTTGTCTCCATCTTCACCCCATATTTCTGACAAACACCTTTAGCTTGTCCTAGAAGAAAGATCGAATGCTAAAAGAAGCCTGTTGAATCTGTCTGATTTGGAGTTCTTCCTGACCTTAATATTTGGCCATCCATCTTTTCAGAGCCAGCCAGTTTCTCGGAAGAAGCTCCAGTTAGTTGCTGTGACTGCCATGCTGCTAGCGTCCAAGTACGAGGAGATGTATTCACCTACTGTTGGAGACTTTGTTTACATCACAGACAATGCATACACCAAGGCCCAAATCAGACAAATGGAAATCCTCATTCTCAAAGAGCTTGAGTTTAATTTGGGCCGTCCACTTCCTCTGCATTTCTTGAGGCGTGCTTCAAAGGCTGCTAATGTAAGTACAGCAGCTGGTGTCCGACTTGGCTACAAACACCATCTCAGCACCAGATTTTGGACCTAATTTTAATTTGATCATCATTTCACAATCTTCGGTTTGGAGAAGCCACTGCTTTAAGTGTTTTTATTCTGATAAGCAGGTTGATGCTGAAAAACACACCC
The nucleotide sequence above comes from Hypanus sabinus isolate sHypSab1 chromosome 28, sHypSab1.hap1, whole genome shotgun sequence. Encoded proteins:
- the ccnb2 gene encoding G2/mitotic-specific cyclin-B2 isoform X1 translates to MEMKQTSENTWSVDTGELQALQNLENMEPASNLTGASCRPALGDLANYVVTRGAKQRANNMKLSKPVSKPVASKPVSKPVASKPVSKPVASKLVSKPKDNILHNNILKPAVQQLRPVVQEVTSCVQEPIPEVPLSPTPMDVSMKEEDLCQAFSGTLLEIEDIDAEDGGNPQLCSQYIKDIYKYLHQLEMQQTIRPHYLEGQEINERMRAILVDWLVQVHSRFHLLQETLYMTLAIMDRFLQSQPVSRKKLQLVAVTAMLLASKYEEMYSPTVGDFVYITDNAYTKAQIRQMEILILKELEFNLGRPLPLHFLRRASKAANQVDAEKHTLAKYLMELTVIDYSMVHIYPSEIAAAALCLALKVLDQSKWTPVQQYYTGYSEESLLSTMKHMAKNVVRVNEGLTKHVAIKNKYASVKLLKISTIPQLKSPMIKELAASLL
- the ccnb2 gene encoding G2/mitotic-specific cyclin-B2 isoform X2 gives rise to the protein MEMKQTSENTWSVDTGELQALQNLENMEPASNLTGASCRPALGDLANYVVTRGAKQRANNMKLSKPVSKPVASKPVSKPVASKPVSKPVASKLVSKPKDNILHNNILKPAVQQLRPVVQEVTSCVQEPIPEVPLSPTPMDVSMKEEDLCQAFSGTLLEIEDIDAEDGGNPQLCSQYIKDIYKYLHQLEMQQTIRPHYLEGQEINERMRAILVDWLVQVHSRFHLLQETLYMTLAIMDRFLQSQPVSRKKLQLVAVTAMLLASKYEEMYSPTVGDFVYITDNAYTKAQIRQMEILILKELEFNLGRPLPLHFLRRASKAANVDAEKHTLAKYLMELTVIDYSMVHIYPSEIAAAALCLALKVLDQSKWTPVQQYYTGYSEESLLSTMKHMAKNVVRVNEGLTKHVAIKNKYASVKLLKISTIPQLKSPMIKELAASLL